tgggtggaggtactggggattgaacccaggacctagtgcatgctaagcaggaactcttaacactgagctatacctcccctctgcgaaatatcaattttttaaatacatcatgTTTTACTGACTTCTGTTGCCTCAGGCTTCCTATGGCTCCACAAGACACTGCTGATTCACTGCCTCCTATGAGGGCAGGGTAGGTCGTTCACACTAGTGGTATCATTTTCCATAGACCACTGCCCCTATCCAAAAGTGTCTTCCCCAGGCTTaggtatttaaaatttctctcttcctcatttttcagtATGAGAATTATGTGTGCTGTGGAGCTAATCCAGAGATTAAGTCTTCGTTTAGGGAGATTATTGTAAAATATCCACCCACCGACTCACTAACAGCTTACAGAAACACCAAAATGTAAGAAATTTGCATACTTTTAATTCttacatattaaatatgtatgtattttatgtgtatatatatcttgtACACCACATAACTGACATCATTACCAGCTAGCAGTTCCTTGACGGCTGGGGCCTTGTGTCAATCATCTTTTGGGCCTGACAGAGTAGATACTTAAAGGTTTATCCAAaaatgaacatgtggggagaaGAAATACTGATCAGGAAAAATCTGCAAAGACATCTGTACAATTAGTTAATATCAATTTGTCAAGCCATTTGCAAACATTAATTAATGCCCCTTTCTGTGTTGTTGCTTTAGCTCTCCCCAGTTTGGGCCCAAGGATCCGTATCCCGGGGTTGGGCCGCATTCACACCCACCCAGCTTCGAGGCCTGGCTCTCAAGACCATGAATATGGGGAACCCAAAACCCTACAGGAGTCAAGTGAGCAATTTCTGCCAGGCTGTTTAGAACGTCACCCGTGACTGGCGTTTCCTCCAGAAGCTCAGAACTCCGGAAAACCGGGGAGCTTTCTCGCCCACCGGGAAACGGCAGCCACTCCGGGGCGAGAGCAAGGAGCAGCCGCGCCACCAGGGCCCTGCTGGGGGCGCGCGCGGCGCGGCCCGACCAGAGGGGAGGCGGAGCGCGGGCGGAGGCGGCGCGCTCCGAGCACCGCACTTCCTGTTCCGGCGCCAGGACGAGCCGCGcgctgctggtgctggtgctgctcCTGGTGTTGGTGCCGCCCCTGCCGCTGCCGTCAGTCAGGCTGCGTTCGGTTCTTCAGCACCTGGTTCCCTCGGACCCATCGCCGCTTTTAGACCTTGCTGCGGACTCGAATCTTGCCGGGTGAGGCTGCTTCGGCACTAGCGGGGTCGTGGAGGGCAGTGAGCGAGCACGCCCAGGCGGGAGGCGGGCTCGGTAACGGAGGTGCCCGCAGTCGCCTCTTTGGACACCGGGGACTAAGGGCTTCTCCCCGTCGTCTTCCTCTCGGCAGCCCGCTGCCCGCCCGGTCGCCCCCTAGGGAGAAGGCCTCGGAGGCGTGTGACGTCGCGCCCGACGGGTCTCTCGGCGTTGGACGTCAGGCCTAGTTGAGGGGCGGGGCGCGGAACgggcccggcccctcccccactccttcccGGCAGGCGCGCGCGACCCGCTCGGAGGCCGGTTCGCTCCGGTTAATCCTGGACTCCTTTTGTTCGTTTGGCCCTAAAGGGCGCCGGGCCTCGCGCCCTTCGGCTCTGACCCTCTCCCGCATTCATTAATTTCtaatgaaagggagagagagacttgCAGACATTCTTGGAGTCGTCTTTGACGCTTCTGTAAGATTATTCTCAATGTGACAACGTTCTGGTCATTACTTTCTAGAGGAGTTGCTATTACAAACTATGGAAAGTGCTGAGTTCTGTAATACTCCCTTCAGGATTTATGAGCCTTTGGTGGCTCACAAGTAGCTGgaccattttcttttgaaaaccgAGAGTAGTGTTTTCAATAGATAAAGATATTAATGTTAAAGCATTGAACCATACTTACCCGAccataagaattttttttattgcattggTACTAAAAAAATACGCATTGGTACTAAAAAAATACGCACTCGTACACCTCGTGGTTGTAAGGGCCTGTTTTGAAAACGAACCTTAATTACAGTCGAAGGTGGCCTTTGGAAAATTTTCCTAAGGTCTTTGCTCAGGAGTGTTCACTGGGTAGGAAGAATAGAAATTTTTCTTGCTGCTGGTTTGTGAAGCTCTTATTCAAATCTAGTTTATCTCAGAAACTTTTGAGTTGTGTATCCTggaatgttcttttcctttctccaggaGGTACAGAGCCCCGCAGCCCGACGCCTTGACCGAAATCCTTGGGATCTCTGTTTTGGAATTTAGAAATCTTTGGATTTTACGTTTAGATTTTAGGAGGACTATAAGATgcatagatgagaaaacacacCGGCAGAATCAGGGCAGCATCCCTTAATCcaacattattaatatttgtgCAGCGACAGGTAGGAATTAATGGAAACTAAAAATAACCTCAGGTCAGGTTTTGCCACCGAGTAAGATTTATGCCAAACTTGGGAGCATTTCTTTTTCAGAGGTTTCTGAATTGAGAACTGCAGATAGAGGTTTCTGGAACTATAATAGTGACTGTAAAAGATAACGTTTATTTTTGCTATGTTGCATACAATGCTAAGAGATTTATTATATAAGTCTCACAGCGAATCTGTAAGGTGGGTACTATTCTTGTCTACTTTCACCTCTGAGGTTTGGAGAGTTGGGTTTGTCCAGAGCCACCCAGTGAAGAGCTACAGTGTTAGCTAGTCATACCTACAGTAAGGCAGTAGGCCCATATGCCTACGAAGACAAAACAATATATCTATTTCCGGAGCACTTTCACTATTAGCACTTGATTTGCCAGTTCCATTTAGTCTCTCACATTACTGGCCCATTCTTCATAGTTCAGGAAATCGGTTCATTCAGATGAGCTGACTCCATGACATTCAAATCCTGGTCTTCAaactttcttccccttcctaTATTCCAGCCAGTCTGAACTGCTTACACTCCCCAGATTTTCTCTTGCCTCCCTCTCAGCTTTTGCACAGACTGTGCTCCTTTGGCTAGGGCTGTCCCACCATCCCCTACTCCCAGCTCTCTCTTTATTGTTCTTCCAGACTGCAAggattcctccctcctcctctcttccttgatTCCTTTAGGAACTCTTCAAGATACTCCCATAGCGCCCTGTGCTTACTCCAGTAATGTTATTGTTTAAATGGTAGTTCTCCGCCAGACTGTCAAGAGCCTTAAGCAGTTATTCCTTGTAACACCATTCATTTCCCTAAGGCTCAACACAGTTCCTGGTACATATGTTGCAGTGAGTACCTGGTTGTAGAAAATATGGCTGGCATGAGgttgttaaaaaaattacttttatatcatgttttaaagtactttaaaatgttcaaaaactGGCAAATCCCTTATTTCTTGAATTGCTCAAATATAAGATAGAGTATATCTGATAAAAGCCAATATGAAAAACTATCATGTATGCaattcaaaatttatattttcagtacaGTTCATTATTCTCCCTGCCTCTTACTAAGCAAATCAGTGCAGAAATCCTCATTTCCCTTAGTGACTCTTAATAAGTAACTTTCTTGTTTACAACACTTTatagattattaaatattttaattttctgtgaagTAATCAGAAATTATAACTGTTTTGCTGATGAGAAAATGGTCTCTGGTGGAAAAGCTGGCTTTTTGTCAAAAGATTCAGACAAAAGGATTGATGTCCAGGTTTCATAACTCTGTGGCCCCATACTGTTAATGACTCCTCCACAATTTGATGGCCCTTTGAAATACTCCTTGTCCAATAGTCACTAGTAATTTTTGGAGTTCAACTTTTTTAAACCTCCCCCTGATTGAATTACCTTTTTTACTCTAAAGGTCATAATAGGCATTACAGAAATGTTTTACTGTTCTAGTGCATGTCATAAGAAATTTTgtgctctattttaaaattactccTCTTGCTCCTTAGAAAAAAACAGtgattatttttcagatgataTGTAGATTCTGCCATAAATTGTTACTGGAAAGTTTTGAAAGTAATAGCTTCAGgttattccaaaaagaaaaatgaaaatcttttttgatcaactttttgttgttgttagttcaAGGTTATACTGGCCTCATCTTAATTAATAATGAGCATAATCCATatgttttggaatatttttttttaaagaaaatataggggTTTTTTACATTCTACTTTGTCTCATATTGGAATACTGATGTCCAActctattttttgcctttttatgaTGAAAGTATTCCCCAAAGAGTAAATTGGAATGTCTCCAGTTAACATGAACACTGTTTATTCTAGGCATGGAGAGCCAGTCACTTTACTCGGTGGTGCTGCAGAACAGGAAGTGACCTATTTCTAATTCCTTTGGTCAGGGCATTATTAATTCCTCTATCTTCCAGGGTTtgattttgaatttaaatttctgaaagCCAGAGTTGTGTGAATCAGTTTAATATTACTAACTAGTGGAATAACTTACATTTATTGGTTAACTTTATCATGTTTTTCAAAAACTAATAAGAGGGGAAGGGTAATTCTGAAAACCTAAACTGTAGAACCATATGAAGTTGAATGGGTTGCTTGCTTTGTGAGGTTTCTGCTCCAGAACTATGTGGACTTTGATACAGAACCATTTTCTGTTTCGTTAAGGCTCCCCCGGTTTGAAAAGGATGTTAGTCTTATGTAGACTTTAAACCTGTCTTGCACTGATGAACTTTCTTCAGGTGTTAGTCCTAAGAATTTACTATTGTGTGAtgtgacattttattataaaacaaaccTTAACATGGGAATGAATGGGTAATTGTGTTTACTGTACGTTCAcgatgtgtttttttaatattacaaattaaaagcaaGATTATAGCTGTTGTACTTAGTAGGCTTCGTGtccattttcttttatcattccTCATGATGACCAAGTCATACTTAATAAAACTCTGTCAATGCAAGGATGACTCAGTATTGAGCAGTATATATATAACTATTGTGTATTGGTGggtcaaaggagaaaaactatGAGATCAACTCATTAGATGCCAAAAAAATCTTCTGAAGttcagtgttatttttttcaactaacaaaataataaataaatctagcaACCTAGGCATAAACAGAAACTTccttaatgtaatttttttaagtctcaaaCTAAAAATGAGAATGGTACTTAAACATTAGAAGCATTGCCAGGAGAGTTGGGAAGAGACTACTGTGTTCACTACCACTATTTAACCTTTCATTGTTGTTTAAGTTCTAGcttatacaaaagaaaaaagaggtgtAAATAgtggaaagaaaaggtaaaattattttttgctgaTGGCATAATTCTTTACCTGCAGATTCTAGAGAATCAACTAAGAGACTTtcaggaataaaataattcagtaatacCACTGCTTATAAAAGTAATACACTAAAATTTAAAGGGCTTTTGCCATATATGAACaaccagttagaaaatataatggaagAGCCAATTTACAACCACAACAAAATGTTTACCAGTTAAAAATCTAACTCTCAAAAAATGTGTAGgagacttgatttttaaaaatgattgagtGATAGTAAATGACAATGATGGGAACTAGAAAGACATACCTTGTTCCTGAATgagaagattttatattttaaatatatcaaatgtCCACTAAGTTAACCTGTAAATTTAATGCAGTTTAAACCAGAACaccaacagattaaaaaaaaaaagtggaaaaaataagcgtaagaattttcaggaaaatctgaaaaagcaGTAGTAATAGATcatacaatttattaaaaatataaagctgcCTTAGTGAGATGGAATGTTCTAGTGTGGATCAGTGGAAGAGAATAGAGTTCACAATACCTGTGGGAAATGGTGGAGGCTCTATGGCCTGGTGTTTAAGAGCCTtgtctctggagtcagactgtacctgggtttgaatctctgcttgtcactagctctgtgacctgaaACAAGTTAACTTGCTAAGCTTCCTTTCCTCCAGCTATAAACTGGGGGTGGTGATAGAATCTGCATctattaaatgagattatacacCTAAAGCACTTAGCATGGGGCCTGTTCTATGGTATATTATATTCAGTAGTATTTGTTGTCAGTAGCAGCTGTGAAATGTGTTAAAGGTAGCTTGTCAAGTCAGTTGGGGAAGAAAGATTATTCAGTATGAAAGAACAGATTTTAAAGTTAAactatataaatacaatggaaaacaTAGGTGAGTTTTTTGTCTCATATATGACAGTGAATTTCCTTAATGTTtgtaaagcattaaaaaaatgtactacTAATTAGTAAAATGATCAAAGgcaaaaaagagtacatactatttatatgaaatcaaggaacaagcaaaaactaagaaagTGATTGCTAAGTGGGAAGAGGAATTGACTGAAAACTAGCATGAGTAAACCTTACCGAGTTAGGGAAATGTTCCATATCTTGGATGGTTACAGGGGCATATACAACTGTCAGAGCTTGTTGACCTGACCACTAAACTATGCATTTCATCGAGTGTTAATTATCCTTCAGTGTTTAAAATTGACAAAAGTGGTCCAAGGACATGAGcatattcatagaaaaagaaatataaatggggTATTAAATCTAAATAATGCTCTAATTTCCACTTaaagaaatgtaagttaaaacAATAAGGTGCCAATTTTTAGCCTATCATAATTGAAAATGATTAATAAACTTCATAATATCAAGTGGtgaagaagaatttttaaaaggtagacaGTGCAAATTGGTATGCCTTTTTGAGATGGATTTTAGATGGCCTTAACCATTGCCTGTAAGTTTCATTTGTAGTATCTTTCCCTGGTGATAGATTCACAAAGATATGTGTTCAGAGATGTTCACTGTGTCATTGTTTAAAACAAGTCAAAAATGTGAACAACCTAAACTGCTACCAGATGGAGAGGTGTAAACTAAATTACAGATTACTTTTATATGATGTGCAGCTAGTAAAAAGGGATGATTTATAGAGCTGTATGaactattatggaaaattttcctctataaagaaaaacacattatatAAATGATTAAGATTccatttaagtaaaaataatgtaTGCATAGAAAGTTCCttaaagaatatataagaaaTGGGAAacattggttttaaaatattttttcttttctttctttttcaggaaaatgTCTGATGAATTTTCGGTAAGTTGATGCATTTATCCTTCTTAAGTATTTTGGTCCTAACTGTGGGCCATAAGtcttaaataaaaagagatgCTTTTTGtgatttcttggattttttttttttttttttttttttttttgccatttgatAGATGATTTGCCAAAATTTACTTAGATGTACTACgtttgaaaattcattttaaattgttagTTCTGATAGTGTtaataatagccaacatttattgaaaattatataCCAGACATTGTGTTAAGAACATTTCATGAGTTACCATGTTTAAGCTGCAGGTTAACCCTAAActattgtggttttttttgtttttggttttttgaaaatgaaactgaagctcagagaaggtgTGTAACTTGTTTGACATAAAGCCAGGATTCACATCACACTATGTTGAtcagttttatttagaaaacttGAGCTTCTCTGAGAAATTTGCTTTGTGAAGTTGATATTCAAGGTAACTCctcaaattttatattaaatgaattgtttttaaaCTGAACAGCTTGGCTTTTGAAGAATTCCTGATGCTATAGCTTACTGTCCTTTATGGGTATATAATCATGTTTGGCATGACTTATCCCTAAATAAGATCAATAAGACGTGCCTGTTTTTTATTCTAGTTGGCAGATGCACTACCTGAACACTCCCCTGCCAAAACCTCTTCTGTGAGCAATACTAAACCTGGCCAGCCTCCTCAGGGCTGGCCAGGGTCCAACCCTTGGAATAACCCAAGTGCTCCACCTGCTGTGCCATCTGGACTCCCACCGAGTGCGACACCCTCCACTGTGCCTTTTGGACCAGCACCAACAGGAATGTATCCCTCTGTGCCTCCCACCGGACCACCTCCAGGACCCCCGGCACCCTTTCCTCCTTCTGGACCATCATGCCCCCCACCTGGTGGTCCTTATCCAGCCCcagctgtgccaggccctggccccACAGGGCCATATCCTACACCAAATATGCCCTTTCCAGAGCTTCCGAGACCATATGGTGCACCCACAGATCCAGCTGCAGCTGGTCCTTTAGGTCCATGGGGATCCATGTCTTCTGGACCTTGGGGACCAGGAATGGGAGGGCAGTATCCTGCCCCCAATATGCCATATCCATCTCCGGGGCCAtatcctgctcctcctcctccccaagcaCCAGGGGCAGCACCACCTGTTCCATGGGGCACTGTTCCACCAGGAGCCTGGGGACCACCAGCACCATATCCTGCCCCTGCAGGATCATATCCCACACCAGGACTCTATCCCACTCCCAATAATCCTTTTCAAGTGCCTTCAGGACCTTCTGGTGCTCCACCGATGCCTGGTGGCCCCCATGTGAGtgtttaatttgttatttaacaTGCACTAATAGTCCCATAAGCACAACTAAAAGATTGTCTCCAGTTTGGGTTGGAAGATTGGGAagtttttaaacctttttttagaAAGGTTGTGTGTATAAAGTAAGAGTAAATTCCAAACTTCAGGTAAAGCATTTAAAAGGATGAAAGCACAAGTTAAGTATTCCTGgcactaaaaatagaaaaattttctaAAGACTTTGTAATGTAGTAAGCAGTGTCCTCAATAGCATCCTTGAAGTAAACTCAGAGATGTGTTTaattgaaccttttttttttttttttttaacatttctcagTAATGTTTTATAGCATCACGCCAAAGCACACAGTTCAGTAAAAGTAATCTCTGCCAGTCTGGCTAGATATAGAGGTAGATTAGAGAATCCAGGCCAGTGAATATGTAACGTTACCCATCTTTCATGCAGCTATCCATAGTGTTTCTCAGCCAAGGATTTGTTTAGATCCTTAGCAGAATTGAGCTCAAGATTATACTGCTCTCCTACATTGCCAGCTCTATGTAATGCTGTATGTTTTACATATCAGCCAAGCTGGAGTAGGGTTGACATCTTAGTTGAGGACCCAGTCTTGAACATGTGACCAAATAGAAAAGCACCCTGTTTTCCTATGAACTGGGCCAAGTCAGTATCCAAACGCAGAGTCAGGtctccttgggggaaaaaatctatttattcttaacaaaatactaaTCAGATCTTCAGCTAGATTAATCAAACATCCACCTCaattgtaaataaaaaaattttaataaagtgtcCCTAAAACTTCCTTTCATTAGTGTAACTTCTTGCTATATActctcaaaaaaatatttttgtgaattgTATGCCAAAATATGTGAGATGATTTGCTCTTTGGTTTTATTAAACAGTAACTTTATTTTAAGCCACAGCAAGGAGTTAATAAACTCCATTTACAAAATCTAgaagtttactttttcttttttctattgcaGTCTTACCATTAAGTTAACAATGGATGAAGAGATGACGCTTTGCTTTTtgaagtacatatatatatgcacatgaaTGCATATATAAAAATTGCTGTTTCACTATTCTTAGAGGGCATTCATGAAAGAACAACTCTTGCACCTCTCAGAAGATATCTGCCTCTTGTACTTGGATGTTTAGTACATCTGATGGATACAatcagataaaaatgtaaaagtaaatcattcaaatgtgatttttattcggTTTTTATGGAAAGTTAAAGTGATTAAGTATATTGAAtacaatttgtttaaaattttttttataatttgatacaatttgtttaaaacaaattttcGATTTGTTTAAATTATGAAACTAAACACATAATCACTTCTTCCCCTAAAtaaacacactttgaaaataatcacattgtcataatttaaacaaatgatgCCTCTCAACATCTTGAGCTGCTCTATCAATAGGATAAATAAACCTGGTCCTCTTGAGGTTTTATTTTGGATATACATAAAACTTCATAATTATTGTCGGATGTTGAGCTCATTAACCAGGCAGTGTTCATTTTTATCCTTGAGCTTTTAGAAAAACTTTCCCTTTATTTTGAGTTCCATcttacttgtttttttattaGCCAGATGGGTCATACAGCTCTAAAATCTGCCATTTATGGAAACtaacttttatctttttaatgcaGGCCaacatgtatgtaaattatattcttAGGGAATTGGGGATCTCTTTGTATTGCTTTCGAATCATGAGATGTCCATATTGGCTTTGGGAAGAGCTCAAGGAAGGAAACATTCTCTCCTAGAGGAGACCCTGGGAGTTGCTTCATAGACAAGTAATTTGCATTCCCACAAAACACCCTTCCTGTAGCCCCCTCTCCTTCTGTTCTTTAGAAGGCGCACATCCCTTAATTCCTCCCTGATACGGAAAACTGGCACACTCAAGGGGTCTATCACAAACAAAGAAATTAGGTTTAGAGAACCTTAGTCAGACAGACATGATAGTTCTCTTTGTATAAGTGTGATCAAAATATGTATGTGTCTTTCAGTCTGGTTAAGTTGTCTTTGTCTCTTACATAGTTTCCTGGATCTGTTTGTAAAGTGTTCATGGCCAACAGTTCAGTTCTGTATTTGTTGATAGGTAAATAGAAGAATGAGTGCCGTCCTTAAAAATTATCCTTTAGCTCTAACagtgagaataataataaagtagaTCTCTGCAGTTGAGTTTAAAGCAATATGACTGTGTTGCCTAGAAAAAGTTGTTTACTTTTTGGCAcctttaaatcagattttttagaTTTGGTATAGAACTGACCATGTTATTCGTCAAATAACATTTTGAAACTTTGAATGTATCCACTGGCTTACTAAAATGTATTGTGCATTTCTTGACCAGTATAGGAAAGATTTATGCTAGAGCTTATTTTtgcttagaaataaaatatttggtagTTTCTCTTGTAGTTAAAATGTCGAGAATGCCAAATGCTGCCAGTTTAATGGTTTGATAGCTACCTCCTTTTAAGAAAGCAAGATTGTCACCTTTGAGAGGAACATTCGGTGTTTAGGCCTCCCTTTTAAGTGCTGATAGATTCAAGCTTTTGGAATTGAAACTGATTTGTTTAGGTATTTTCAGACTGGGGAATGTTAGACAGCTCTTTCAGAATGGCAcaatctttcttctttcacttctttggagGGACAAGTGCCAGCTATCTGTAGCACACTTGGAATCTGTGTTGACAATGTAGCCTTCAGTTTACTAGGCCAGTAGCCTTAGAAAGTGACATGGCTTAAATTGTCAATCAGTATCATAATGTCATCTAACTCTGGAGGGATAAGATGATAGGAAAAGTAAGATGGCAGCAAAGATACCTCTCCTTCTGGTTATTTTGGTTGTCCTACATTGGGATAAATTGACAACTCTAGCTTTACCTAAAGGTATTTAACGCTAGAGAGAATAATGTTTAACTAAAAGAAGACAAGGTAGCAAGTTTGGGAATCTGTCATCGTGAAATCCATTTATTATCGGAGAAAATCTTTTGCTAAAGGATTTGAAGGACCGTGAAGACAAGATTTGAAATTACTACCCCCTGTAAGTATATTAACTTTGCTGGCAGCCCACATAGCCCAGTGAGCCCTAGACGATACTGCCATTTTTAAGCTTTGCTTTTCGAGGATTTTCCAACTGGTGTTtcggaaattttttcttttcttttcaagattgGAAACCAAAGGAATAGAATTTGCTATTACattctttctaattctttcaaGCATCATTTCTTAACTTGGAGGAGGGACATCTCAATTCTCTTGGGCACTCTGGGGCAAAAAGTATTTTTAGGTTCAGGGTAGAGTTAAGAAAAGCAGAAGTTGTTTCAAGGGAGGAATGGGGGAAAGCATCTAAGAAGGTTTTTTGTCTTTACAAGGGAATAATGTTGCTTTTAAAACAAGTCTTGCTAGGCTGAGATTGGTTTGTGGAAGAAACTGCTTATTAGTATGTTTGGTCTCAAGGGAACATGAAGTATGGAATATGCTGGCATTTGGACTTTCAGAGCaagaattttaagataaatttgaTGGAGATAGTTGAGATGTGTTGAGGAATATTGTTTTTGAAGTTAGAATCTTAGGTTTTGAAATGTTGAACCTAAAAATGAcagcaaaagatttttaaatagaccTTAGGGCCTCATTTACATACTCAGTCCTCAAGAATCAAGGCTCCTTAGAGGAGAGCTTACAATGCCTTGGCTTGTCTGTACTGGGTTTGACGCGACACTTTTCGTGCTTTTGAAGATGGCTGTGTACAGCTCTGACTCTTAAAGCCTGTTTTCTGTGAAGTAATACATTGATTATTTGGGAAGAGACAATAATTTAATTACCCAAGGGCCACCTTCCTTTGTCAGTTTTACTGTTTATTGCTTTCAGTAGAGAATAataaaaggacagagaagaaaaggggtAAGTTTTGGGCCTTGGTCTGTCACACCACTACAGTGAGATATTGGAATATTTTCCAGGAAAGAAGTCAGTTTTACCCCTGGTATTTTTACCTCACAGATAATTAGTGCTACCTATTGTACTCAGATGTACAGCTTTTGAAACTGTGTAGATCAAAGTCTCAATTAAAATACTGTGCCTAGTTTGCATATCAGTCGGTTGCCTACACTTCTTAATGATTAGTGCCAGTGTCTTCCTCACCCTGAATAATCTAGGGCTAGATTTATAAAATGCCTGCTTTATAAACCTTGGAAATTAAACCTAAGACCTTCAAGTGTTCAAGTTTTTGAAAGCATAATGCTTAATTCAGATG
This is a stretch of genomic DNA from Camelus ferus isolate YT-003-E chromosome 6, BCGSAC_Cfer_1.0, whole genome shotgun sequence. It encodes these proteins:
- the MAPK1IP1L gene encoding MAPK-interacting and spindle-stabilizing protein-like, with protein sequence MSDEFSLADALPEHSPAKTSSVSNTKPGQPPQGWPGSNPWNNPSAPPAVPSGLPPSATPSTVPFGPAPTGMYPSVPPTGPPPGPPAPFPPSGPSCPPPGGPYPAPAVPGPGPTGPYPTPNMPFPELPRPYGAPTDPAAAGPLGPWGSMSSGPWGPGMGGQYPAPNMPYPSPGPYPAPPPPQAPGAAPPVPWGTVPPGAWGPPAPYPAPAGSYPTPGLYPTPNNPFQVPSGPSGAPPMPGGPHSYH